The genomic window TGTCCGACCTGGCGACCGATCTGCTGTCCCGGCTGGCCCGGCTGACCGGCGCGGCCGGTGGCGTGGTCCGGCTCGACCGCGGCGAGGGCATGGGCCGGCAGCTGCTGGCGAGGTATGGGCGAGCGCCCCGCGACAACGCCGACACCATCCGGGTGACGCTGAACGTGCAGCGGCCCTACTCCGGTGAGCTCGAACTCGACGCCGCCCCCGAGGGGTACGCCCTGGCGCTGACCACGATGGTCGCCGAGCGGTTCGCCCTGCACCTGGAGAACGACCGGCTGCGCCGCGCCGACATCCGACGGCAGACCTGGATCACCTTCCTCGCCGAGGCCAGCGAGCTGCTCGCCCAGTCCCTCGACGTGAACCTGACGATGGCCCTGATCCCGCAACTGGTGGTGCCCCGGCTGGGCCAGTGGTGCGCGGTGCACACCACCGACTCGTGGGGGCGGCTCCAGCTGGCCGCCGCCACCCACGCCGACGAGTCGTCGCTTGCCGGGTTGCACGCGACCCTCGCCGAACCCGGCCCGGAGTCGCTGCTGGGCCGGCTGGAGGAGGCGTCCCGGCTCGGCACCCAGGTGATGTTCGGTTCGCCGCTGGAGGGTTACGCGCTGCCACTGGTGGCCCGGGGCGCCCGGCTCGGCACCCTGGCCGTCGGCCGGCACCCGCGACACCGGCACGACGCCGACGAGGTGGCCGTGCTGGAGGACGTGGCGCGGCGGGCCGCCCTGGCGATAGACAACGCGCGCATCCACGACGAGCGGCGCACCGTCGCCCGGACCCTGCAGGCGTCGCTGCTGCCACCGGCACTGCCCAAGGTCGAAGGCATCGGCTTCGCCGCGGAGTACGTTCCCACCGGCTCGGAGGTCGGCGGCGACTTCTACGACGTGATCCCGTCCGGCGAGAACCAGTGGCTGGTCGTGGTCGGCGACGTGTCCGGCAAGGGTGTTCAGGCGGCCACCGTGACCGGGCTGGTCCGCGACGTGATCCGGATCCTGGTCGACGACGGCAAAGCCCTCGACGAGATCCTCTGGCGGGTCAACCGGACCCTCGTGCAGCGCGGTGGCGGGCGGTACTGCACGCTCGCCATGGCCTCGGTGACCCGCCGGCCCAGCGGCGCCCTCGACGTCTGCCTGCACCTGGCCGGGCACGATCGCGCGGTGCTGGTCCGAGCCGACGGCAAGACCTCGTTCGTCGGCGAGGGCGGGACCGCGCTCGGCCTGCTGGAGACGATCACCTCGCCGGACGTGTCGATCACCCTGGAGGCCGGCGACTCGCTGATCTTCTACACCGACGGGGTGACCGAGCGCCGCCGCGGCCGCGAGCTCTTCGGCTCGAACCGCCTGCGCGAGGCCTCGGCCCCGCTGGCCGGTTACCCGGCCGACGTGATGGCGGCCCGGCTGCGCTCCACCACGATCAACTTCTCGGTCGAGGAACCCCGCGACGACATCGCCATCCTGGTCCTGCGCAACGACTCCTGACACCCTCGGTGGGATGAAGACGCAGTACTACACCGCGACCACGATCGACGGCTTCATCGCCGACGAGGACAACTCGCTGGACTGGCTCTTCGAGGTCGAGGACCGGGGCGAGAGCCCGTTCGGTGAGTTCTTCGCCGGGGTCGGCGCGTTCGCCATGGGCGCCACCACCTACGAGTGGATCCTCAGCCACGAGAAGGCCCGGGAGGACCCGTCCGCCTGGCTCGGGCCCTACGGAGACACCCCTGCTTGGATCTTCACGCACCGCGAGCTGCCGGTCGTTCCAGGCGCAGACCTCCATTTCGTACGAGGTGAGGTCGGTCCCGTCCATGCCGCGATGACTCGGGCGGCCGCCGGGAAGAACGTCTGGCTGGTCGGCGGCGGTGATCTGGTCGGCCAGTTCGCCGACGCGGGCCTGCTCGACGAGGTGATCCTCGGGGTCGCCCCGGTCACGCTGGGGGCCGGAGCGCCAGTTCTCCCCCGCCGCCTCCCGTCGTCACGTCTGACGCTGACGAGCGCTCGGCCGGTCGGCCCGTTCGCCTATCTGACCTACGACGTCAGCCCGCCGTCCTGAGCCACGCCGATGATCCGGGATGGGAGAGCCGATCCCACCGGACCCGCTGGTGGAGTACGGTGTGGGACCTCCCGATCCCGCCAGTCCGGTGGCGGTGGCGGGCCGGGTGCGGCAACGCCCGGCCCGCCACCGACACCCCGGTCGACACCCGGTCCGTCGCCCCGGATGGCATGACGATGACCGTCCTGATCGATCCGCCCTTTTTGTCGGCTCGGTCGTGGCATCGTGTTGGTCATGGCGAAAACGCAGTACTACACCGCCACCAGCATCGACGGCTTCACCGCCGACGAGAACAACTCGCTGGACTGGCTCTTCGAGGTCGACGAGGGCACCGAGAATCCGTTCGGTGAGTTCTTCGAGGGCATCGGCGCGTTCGCCATGGGCGCGACCACCTACGAGTGGGTTCTCGAGCACGACAACCTGCTGGAGGAGCCGGAGAACTGGCACGACATGTACGGCGACGTACCGTGCTGGGTCTTCACCCACCGCGACCTGCCCCCGGTCCCGGACGCCAACGTTTTCATGATCAGCGGCGATGTCAGCCGGGTGCATGACGCGATGATGGTCGCCGCCCAGGGCAAGAACGTGTGGCTGGCCGGCGGCGGCAACCTGGTGAGTCAGTTCGTGGCCCAGGGCCTGCTCGACGAGATCATCCTCGGGATCGCCCCGACCATCCTGGGCGAGGGCGTCCCGATGATGCGCCGCCGACTCCTGGTCGACGACTTGATCCTGACCAACGCACGGGCGGTGGGCCAGTTCGCCTACCTGACCTACGCCGTCGGTGACGTGGCGCGCCTGGGCCGCCACCTGGCCGCCGAGACGGTTGCCCGAATCCCGGTGATCCGCTGATCAGAACAGGTCCTGAGGGCGGGCCATCTCGATCTCCGTCGCCAGCTCGGGCGGGGCGCTCAGCACCATCACCTGCCCGCGCCGCGCCAGCAGGACCTGTTTCAGCCCGACCACGATGTCACCGATGCGGGCCGCGCTGAGTCGGCCGGGCAGGACCGCGTGCACCACTCCGGCGCCGGCCGAGCCCCGCACGTCGACCGACTCACCGACGGCGTCGCGCAGCACGTAACCCATCGCGTGCAGGTCACGGGACCGGACTCGAAGGCGCAGCACCACATCGGACCGGTCGAACGGATACTGCCCCCACCACGCCGGTGCGGTGTCCCGGATCAGGGCGCGTGGCCCGAGCTGGCGGGCGAGCCGCCCGGCGCTGACCGCGACCCAGGCGGCGGAGCCCTCCAGCAGCAGGGCCAGGGCGCCGGCGCCACTGCCGGGCAGATCCATCTCGACGCCGCTGAGCGCGAACTCCTGCGCCACCACCTCGTTGACCACCTCACCGGCCTCGGTCGGGGTGGTCACCGGCCGGACCACCCAGCGGCGGGCCTCGGGCAGGTCCTCGACGGGCAGCAGGGCTGAGGTGATCACTCCACTGCCACCCTCCCAGCTGTCGGTGGCGACCGGTTGACCGGAGACGTCCACGAGATCGACGCGGAGCGCCTGCCCGGCGGGTGGGCCGAACCGGTGGCGCAGCGGCCCGGCCTCGTTGAGGGCGAGCACCCCGCCGACGGTGGCGCCGGGCGACGGCGGGTCGAGGGTGAGGCGTTTGCCGTGCCGGGCGAGGGCGGCCTGAGCCGCTGTGACGGAGGTGCCGGCGGCGAGGACCGCGGTGGAGCCGTCGTGACCCCACAGGCCGTCGAGACGCACGGTGTCGATCAGCAGGTCGTGACTCTGCGGACTCGCACCCCAATGGAATTTACTGCCGGATCCCCGCGCGCGGACCCGCAGGCCGTGACCGGCGGCGAGGTGCAGGAGCGCGGCGACCGAACCCGGGGTGGCCGGAGCGGCGACCCAGCCTGGTGACGCGGCGCGCGCGGATCCCGGACCACAGATCTCGACGAGCTCAGCAAGAACCGAACCGCTCACGTCAGTAGCCCCCTGGCGACGCAAGAGATGAAAGATCGTCCACTCTGGCATATCGTACACATGTTCGAATGACCGAGGTTCGTGTGTCTGTGAAATTCGGGTTGTAACGTGTTTCGGGTGACGATTGAAGGCCCACCCACCGCTCGCCAGGCGCCCACCGAGCGCACTTTCCACGGCGACACTGTCACCGACGAGTTCGCCTGGCTGATGACCAAGGACGACCCGGCGACCATCGCCCATCTGGAGGCGGAGAACGCCTGGACAGACCAGGCGACAGCGCATCTGGAGGGCCTGCGCGAGACTGTCTTCCAGGAGATCAAGGCTCGCACTCAGGAGACCGACCTGTCCGTGCCGACCCGCAAGGGCGGCTTCTGGTATTACACCCGGACCGAGGAGGGCAAGCAGTACGGGATTCATTGCCGCGTCCCGGTCGCCCCCGGTGAGACGGCCCCGCCGATGGCTGCCGACAAGCCCGGTGAGCAGGTGATCCTCGACGGCAACGAACTGGCCGAGGGGCATGACTTCTTCGCGCTCGGCACCTTCGACGTGAGCCCGGACGGCAACTGGCTGGCCTATTCGACCGACTTCGACGGCGACGAGCGGTTCACGCTGCGGGTGCGCAACCTGGCGACCGGCGAGGTGCTGGCCGACGAGGTGACCGACGTCTTCTACGGCAGTGCCTGGTCGTCGGACAACAGCACCCTCTTCTACATCACCGTCGACGACGCGTGGCGGCCGCACCGCGTGTGGCGGCACACGGTCGGCACCACCGAGAACACGCTGGTCCTGGAGGAGCCGGACGAGCGCTTCTGGGTGGGCATCGACCTGACCCGCAGTGAGAAATTCCTGGTCATCGACGTGCAGAGCAAGATCACCTCGGAAGTGCGGGTGATCCCGGCCGACCGGCCGACC from Actinoplanes derwentensis includes these protein-coding regions:
- a CDS encoding SpoIIE family protein phosphatase, whose translation is MPAEVGTRTSIPSGAPSEALVRRTRLPNDRRTPAAARALVRSVLEETGLVVLLNEALLLTTELSTNAVVHANTELEIEVAADTGGLTVTVTDFAPGPVEQLTIGPRNESSEIGEVAERGRGLLLVDHFASRWGTVHEGDGKGVWFRLDQRAESGPVRLPSAAETPSLGALTGLLRSGTDRHTEEGLSDLATDLLSRLARLTGAAGGVVRLDRGEGMGRQLLARYGRAPRDNADTIRVTLNVQRPYSGELELDAAPEGYALALTTMVAERFALHLENDRLRRADIRRQTWITFLAEASELLAQSLDVNLTMALIPQLVVPRLGQWCAVHTTDSWGRLQLAAATHADESSLAGLHATLAEPGPESLLGRLEEASRLGTQVMFGSPLEGYALPLVARGARLGTLAVGRHPRHRHDADEVAVLEDVARRAALAIDNARIHDERRTVARTLQASLLPPALPKVEGIGFAAEYVPTGSEVGGDFYDVIPSGENQWLVVVGDVSGKGVQAATVTGLVRDVIRILVDDGKALDEILWRVNRTLVQRGGGRYCTLAMASVTRRPSGALDVCLHLAGHDRAVLVRADGKTSFVGEGGTALGLLETITSPDVSITLEAGDSLIFYTDGVTERRRGRELFGSNRLREASAPLAGYPADVMAARLRSTTINFSVEEPRDDIAILVLRNDS
- a CDS encoding dihydrofolate reductase family protein, whose amino-acid sequence is MKTQYYTATTIDGFIADEDNSLDWLFEVEDRGESPFGEFFAGVGAFAMGATTYEWILSHEKAREDPSAWLGPYGDTPAWIFTHRELPVVPGADLHFVRGEVGPVHAAMTRAAAGKNVWLVGGGDLVGQFADAGLLDEVILGVAPVTLGAGAPVLPRRLPSSRLTLTSARPVGPFAYLTYDVSPPS
- a CDS encoding dihydrofolate reductase family protein; the protein is MAKTQYYTATSIDGFTADENNSLDWLFEVDEGTENPFGEFFEGIGAFAMGATTYEWVLEHDNLLEEPENWHDMYGDVPCWVFTHRDLPPVPDANVFMISGDVSRVHDAMMVAAQGKNVWLAGGGNLVSQFVAQGLLDEIILGIAPTILGEGVPMMRRRLLVDDLILTNARAVGQFAYLTYAVGDVARLGRHLAAETVARIPVIR
- a CDS encoding FAD-binding oxidoreductase is translated as MSGSVLAELVEICGPGSARAASPGWVAAPATPGSVAALLHLAAGHGLRVRARGSGSKFHWGASPQSHDLLIDTVRLDGLWGHDGSTAVLAAGTSVTAAQAALARHGKRLTLDPPSPGATVGGVLALNEAGPLRHRFGPPAGQALRVDLVDVSGQPVATDSWEGGSGVITSALLPVEDLPEARRWVVRPVTTPTEAGEVVNEVVAQEFALSGVEMDLPGSGAGALALLLEGSAAWVAVSAGRLARQLGPRALIRDTAPAWWGQYPFDRSDVVLRLRVRSRDLHAMGYVLRDAVGESVDVRGSAGAGVVHAVLPGRLSAARIGDIVVGLKQVLLARRGQVMVLSAPPELATEIEMARPQDLF